From one Rosa rugosa chromosome 4, drRosRugo1.1, whole genome shotgun sequence genomic stretch:
- the LOC133707063 gene encoding uncharacterized protein LOC133707063, which translates to MTTMSTNPNTSSSPKDQTNSRSPKSRRWRQSQVATAVIAIAALLISTAAWLSLVFSGSPPSLTVARLQNKAPAPSFAQYRNDSVAVSEDEEWSDEEELSLDDVVFGIAGSSGLWKQRKEYVRLWWRPDDMRGHVWMDEKVPEEENDESLPPIMVSEDISRFRYTNPTGHPSGLRISRIISECFRLLLPKVRWFVLADDDTIINADNLVAVLSKYDASEMVYVGSPSESHSANTYFSHSMAFGGGGIAISYPLAKALSEIQDECLERYPKLYGSDDRLHACITELGVPLSREPGFHQYDIRGNAHGLLSSHPIAPFVSIHHVEAVDPFYPGLNSLQSLKLFTHAMRLQPSSFLQRSICYDHRYHLTFSVSLGYAVQVFPQIVLPRDLERSEQTYSAWNGITTRNEFDMDTKDVYRSVCKKPILFFLKDIRSQGNATLGSYMRSRAKDDFKRTVLCFPRSRHLRHLRKIQVLVHPLTKKWHLVPRRLCCQLNQKSDEFLRLEVGQCAKGASGSITNFK; encoded by the exons ATGACTACGATGTCAACCAACCCCAACACCAGTTCCAGTCCCAAAGACCAGACCAATTCCCGATCACCCAAAAGCCGGCGGTGGCGGCAGAGCCAGGTGGCGACGGCCGTGATAGCCATAGCGGCGCTCTTGATCTCCACGGCCGCGTGGCTCTCTCTGGTGTTCTCCGGCAGTCCTCCGTCGCTCACCGTCGCCCGCTTGCAGAACAAGGCACCGGCTCCGTCTTTTGCTCAGTACCGAAACGACAGCGTTGCGGTTTCCGAAGACGAAGAGTGGAGCGACGAGGAGGAGCTGAGCCTAGACGACGTCGTTTTCGGGATTGCCGGGTCGTCCGGGCTCTGGAAGCAGCGGAAGGAGTACGTCAGGCTGTGGTGGCGTCCGGACGACATGCGCGGCCACGTCTGGATGGACGAGAAAGTCCCTGAAGAAGAAAACGACGAGTCGTTGCCTCCGATCATGGTGTCCGAGGACATCTCGAGGTTCCGGTACACAAACCCGACGGGTCACCCGTCGGGGCTCCGAATCTCCCGCATAATTTCCGAGTGCTTCCGCCTCCTCCTGCCCAAAGTCCGGTGGTTCGTGCTGGCGGACGACGACACCATCATCAACGCCGATAACCTCGTCGCAGTTCTGAGCAAATACGACGCGTCGGAGATGGTTTATGTGGGGAGTCCATCGGAGAGTCACTCTGCCAATACTTATTTCAGTCATTCCATGGCTTTTGGCGGTGGGGGTATTGCGATTAGCTATCCTCTGGCGAAGGCTCTCTCTGAAATTCAAGATGAGTGTCTCGAGAGGTACCCGAAACTCTATGGAAGCGATGATCGACTCCATGCCTGCATTACTGAGCTTGGGGTTCCTTTAAGTAGAGAGCCCGGCTTTCACCAG TACGATATCAGAGGTAATGCACACGGTCTTCTATCTTCTCATCCGATAGCACCATTTGTGTCGATTCACCATGTTGAAGCTGTGGATCCTTTTTATCCTGGTTTAAACTCTCTACAAAGTTTGAAGCTGTTTACACATGCTATGAGACTCCAACCCAGCAGCTTTTTGCAGCGATCCATTTGTTATGATCACCGATACCATCTCACATTTTCGGTTTCTCTTGGTTATGCGGTCCAAGTCTTCCCACAAATCGTGCTTCCTCGTGACCTCGAGCGATCAGAGCAGACTTACTCTGCTTGGAATGGAATCACCACGAGGAATGAATTTGATATGGACACCAAAGACGTGTACAGGTCTGTTTGTAAGAAGCCCATTCTGTTCTTCTTGAAAGATATTAGGTCACAGGGTAATGCTACTTTGGGTTCATATATGAGGAGTAGAGCAAAAGATGATTTCAAAAGAACAGTTCTATGCTTTCCCCGATCCCGGCATTTGCGCCATCTGCGAAAAATTCAGGTTTTGGTTCATCCACTCACCAAGAAATGGCATTTG GTACCGCGCCGGCTATGTTGCCAACTGAACCAAAAGAGTGACGAATTCCTTAGATTAGAAGTTGGACAATGTGCTAAGGGAGCTTCTGGTTCTATTACTAATTTTAAATGA